The genome window ATGAATTGGATATTCCATCAAAGTTGAGAGAGGTAAAAGTTATTAAatgagttatttatttatacttttacGAGTTAATAActcttttgtgaaaatattacactcaaattatatggtggaaaAATAGATCCTATGGATTTCCCTAGACCCTACGGAGTCCTTCATTCAAACTGTAGAATGGAAATTGGACCATATGGAGTCCTCCATTCAAATTGTAGAATGGAAATTGGACCCTACGGAGTCCTCCATTCGAATCATAGAATGGAAAGCGGACCCTACGGAGTCCTCCATTCAAGTTATAGAATGAAAAATGGACCCTACGGAGTCCTCCACTCGTATTGTAGTACGGGATACAAATCCTAAGGAGTTCACCCATTTTTATTCCGAGGATATGCGACTCAGAACAAGTGGATACCCCTCTcgaaaatatatacttttattccgcttcttagcgatgtcGCTTTTTAGCGATGAACATAttccgcttctcagcgatgaatCTAtaccgcttctcagcgatggcgcttttcagcgatgaatttgttccgcttttcagcgatgaatctataccgcttctcagcgatgccgctttttctattccgcttttcagcgatgaatttataccgcttttcagcgatgaatctattccgcttctcagcgatgtcgcttttcagcgatgaattTATCTCGCTTGTTAGcaatgccgcttttcagcgatgaatcTATTTCGCTTCTCACTGataccgcttttcagcgatgagtCTATCCTGCTTCTTAGCGGTCAACATGTGTATCTTATATTCTTGTTCCTTAACAAGTATAAATTTGGGTGGTATACTAGCCACTTAAATGATATGATAAATTAGAATGATCTATCGTAAAAGGGTCGGGATACAACAAAATTATCCCTTAGAGAGAAGGTGGTTGATTATACAAAATTCTGATCGTATGGTCAAAGTGAATGGTAACCGGAACCATTCAAACTTATTGGTGGGCAAATTAGTAGTTCGGTTTTGGACCGAGGATGGCAAAGAAGGAGGATGGTAAATTGTAATCAGCTGCGGGCTGAGGATGGTTAGGAGCGCTCACAGAAACGGAGACCTGAGCAGTTGATCTAAGCAGCACTTAACCTTTTTGCTTTCATCTTTTATTTTGCAAATGTCAATGACAGTAGTTCATAAGAAAGGTTGCAACCTATTAGGAAAACAAGATTAATAGAAAACTAAGTATTCAGGAAAGGCATGCATTGCATCGTTTGCATTATTGTGGTTTTAAGTTTTGCAGGATGATATATGGTTGGCATATATACCACCCCCGGTTATTAATGCTATATTCTCTCACCTCTCGGTGATCGACACATACATACCACCCCTAGTGGTTACTATCTTTTCTCACCTCTCGATGATCAACATGCATACCACCCTCGGTGGTCGATATTATTTCAACCGCTCGAAGGCGATATTATTTCCGCTACTCGGCAAATGGTATTTTCTTAGCAAAAGGAAACTCATGATTGGAGAAGTTTTCCCCGATCCAGGACTGTGAGCTaatatccatgggttatctGCCACCAAATTGCTCAAATTGAACCCTTAACTCGGAAAGTTTTCACTTGGTCCTGAATCCTTGGATGTTCAATCTTCATACCGATAAGTTCTTGCATTCTTTGCACTCCTTGAAAATTTGTCAATATACAATGCAAGATCCGTGCTCGTTACCTGACAGAAGACTCATTTGAAGATCCAGCCAAAGGAAGCAACATGATTCCATaaacaattcaagaagatcCCTCAAAGTCCTAAAGATTGCGCtcatggttgtactctttttcccttagctaagttttttttcccactgggtttttcttggtctaaggtttttaacgaggcaaccagcgtaaatcACACCCCTTATACTCAACTCGGACTCAAGGGGCTCAACATGGACTATTAAGATGTTCGTAGCAAACACAGACTTGGTATTTGTTTTCTACTTTCTTATGCCATCACTTCATGAGCCACAAGAAAGTGAGGGACTGGATGTTGGATATGGTACTACGGCCCATAAAGATATGAGGCCCAAAATATATGGTTATCCAGATCATACATGAAGCTCAATCAGAACTACAGCTCAGTCCAAGATCAACCccgaattaaatattatttgtattgaattattgtattgaattattattgaattattgtattgaattattgatgtaatattatattcctgtgGGGTCAGGTCCTACACCTATATAAAGGACCCTAACCCTTCAAACTTATTCATTCGATTCATTCCCTTCAGAATCAATTCAAAGGCTAATCAAAGCCaatttcttctttctcctattttgattttcaattcATTCTTGTTTCCAAACATCAATTAGGTTTCCTACTTATCATTTTTGTCCTCTGTTCCTAGAGTTATCAttcatagattttattttacagcaatccaattttcattttaagGTGGTGTTGGCCTACCTTTGGCTACCCcgtagtcataaaaccaacacatggggtaccccccatgaattgcaattcggtggagaggaggggcaattgtgttggtgtaaagacaattttgcccctcctcacataccctttgtcttttttttttaaatttaaaaaaattattattattattattcttttttaaagaattattattattattattattattattattattatacttattattattattgtttttgaaggaattattattattattattattgaaggaattattattattattattattattagtatacttattattattattattattattattactactactactactattacataagggcattttagtcattttatcgtttcttacctttcaattccatgtACTCCTATtactgcataccaaacactgtaattccaattcctactttattcattgaattgcaattccaccgaattacaattcttttcctccTTAATTccctccttccaaccaaacacctgtAAAAAATGCAATAGTTCTTGTTGTTCAGAATTCAAATACGTTTTAGCCACCTCTTTTGATTAATACATAATAGTCCCGTCTTATCATTGACATTTTTTACACGGCCTTAgcctttaattagtttaatgtgatattattgttaattaattaatatttaataaaataatgtaaatatatagaacaaaataataaaggaccatagtccataaataatttatttttcaaattctgTAGGGACGATATTGACGCATATAAATTATGGGTGACCAATTTTGAAACATAACTAACCTGTTTAATTGATTTCACACTAATGGGTTAATTTTACATATTGGTAAAACTGTCAAAATATTTGTTGCTTAAGTTTGCCGACGCAACACAAAACAAGACATTTATGTTCTAGCCCTTTTGGCCAAATAGATATATGTGTGGGATGACGTGTGATGTATTTATTCAATAGTTTGGATTTGAGTTTACGTTAAGCAACTTCCATACGTATTTAAGAGTTATGACTTGTTAAAAGCTGGGTCATGTACTAATAACGTTCAAGAGTGGCATGACAGGTTTACTTAAGTTACTCGGATAATTAGTTTGTGTTGGGCAATGGCCCAAAAAGGCTAAGTCTAGTACCTGGTGACTGGGGAGATTGTATGCGGAAACAAGTAAAAGTCCCTAAAGGTTAAGTCCAGAATTCAAATTGTCTCGAATAATATGATAACAGTCTATAAGTAAGAAAATAAGTTGTGTATTTACtattagctatagcttttggcatgagtggtaagcgcttgatcatAACAGTTTTATTAAGAATTCAAATTTATCTCTATGTGAGGATTGTTAATTGATATCTTTAGTTTGATCCGATCTGCTATGAATAATCTAGATTGGTTTATCTCTTTAAAGTTCTTTGTTAGCAAGAGTTATAAGACAATCTTCACGTATAATGTGCTTTTAGATAATGACTGCGAGCATGAGGCCAACCCCTAATTGAGTTCGTCAAGTAATTAATTTAGTGATTTTACAATGTTCCAAGTTTAATTACTTTTAGGAGTTACTTATTAGCTGGACAATAACAGCCCAAAACACTAAATTTacgaaattttttataaatcaaagaatttgatgggggtgttacaagttgttAAATTGTCGCTTTCGCACGTACCAAACTTTAATTGGAGCAAAGAAACGTTACGACCCACAAATAATTGacgaaaaagaaaagaaggaaagCCCCTACACTGCACGGCTATTGATTATCTGTCTTGACTGGTTGATCAATGATTTTGACTTTTCCCAAATTTTTACAAGGGTGCGGGCCACATTGCATGTGTTAGAATTTTAATTGACGGGCCCACGCGGCCCATTTAGTCTCCAATTTATTTCCACATGCTAATCAACATTTTTAAAAACACTTTCCATGTTACCTATTCCCCAATCCAATTAAGAATCCTGTTCGTTAAGAACAGTTGAAACGACGAATTTTTCCGTAAATTAAAGTACACACAAACAACAATTGATAATACTATGATTTGGGAAGAGGTTCCCCTCTCAAGAATGATCTCAGAAGCTGCAATGCTGCTCTGGGCTTAAACAAAGGCACTTCATGTCCAGCTCCTCGTACCGTCGCAAACGTTAGCCCTTTGTATACTTCAGTCCATCCTCCGACCTTATTTAAAATCatcaaaaaatttcaaatttttattcggggcagattaaaaaaaaaaacagacattTAGACGTACTGACCTGATTTTTGATATACCAAGGGTACCAGGGAGTTGTGACATGCAATTTAAGTTGCGCTATAGAATAACGTGTTGCTGTCACTGGCACTACTGAATCTACATCGCCACTGCAAATAAACCATTCAATGATTAATGAACATGCCAAAGAACAATTGAAGGATATGTTCTGTCTTATCattaatatgatatttatatataatgtaattaaGGTTACCTGAAAACCCAGATTCTCAAACCGGCGGCGATCAACTCTCGGTAAATTGGGAGGATTGAATCGTCGGTATCATTCCAATTCCGGTTTAATGTTTCACTGTAATAATGAAATGGGCATATGGTTTATATCAGCCATGATAATAAGACTAAGATTATATGTGCAACTCCAACCAAGTTTATTAATCACAAGATTACAGGTTTCACTTTTAGTGGGAGCAACATATTCATATTATTGATTTGAACGGATCACTATGAATAACTTAGACTAGTCCTTTACTAATTAGGGTTACAAGATAATATCAGATTTACGCAATAACATCAAGTAGTTACTGGTTATAGTGCAACTCCAATCAAGTTCAGTTACAAGTTCTACTTTCAGGGGGTTGATTTATTGTCTTTGAACTGATCACTATGAGTAACTTAGGCTAATCTTTTACCAGCTAGCTCTCAGTGGAACTGGACTATTATCTTTGAACTGATCACTATGGGTAACTTAAGCTAATCTTTTATCAAGTCACAAGACGGGGTTAACACAATGCACATCAGATCCTAATTAAGATTATTATTTGCATGAGATTTGAATGGATTGATGAAGATTAATTACCTGCAGGCTGTCCATTTGTATGGGATTCTTGTGGTGTTAGCGTGCATGGCTTTCTGGACATCGGGACGGTTGTAGTAAATTTCAGCGTATTTTTCAGTGCAGGGGTCGTAGCCGGACAATGGCCGGAATGCGCGGCGAGGTTGATGGGGAAGGCGCATGTGGTGGCGGGTGGTGGCGCCGGCGGCGAGTGTGGAGCCGTCGGAGTTGTTACACGGCGGCGCGTAGATGTTGTACTGGTCGATGTTTCCGAACTCCTGGTCCATGGCGTAGTAGTAGAGCGACTCACACTCGTTGGACTCTTTCTGTTGCCGGAAGTTGCACGTGTTCACCAGCTGCCGGTAAGTCTTGTCGGAGATCATGGCGTGGCTCCACCAGTACGTCACCGTTCCCAGGTTGTCGTGGTAGTTGTCTGTAACTGCGTTCCCCACCTGCATTCATATATGGTTAATTCATCAATCCGTGAAATTGGTCAGATCAACATAATTTAGGTCATAAAATTACTTTCATAATATGTCACAAATTATATTGATCTGACTCGCATCGGGACTTAAGAGactgtctcacacaagtttttataaTCCTTAAATAATCAATTGAAAACGAAGTAAATTTATGGCATTTGGATTTACCATGAAGCCTTTGATCTTTATCGGATGCTTGGAATGCGCATTATAGTGCACAATCTCTCTGGCGAGCTGAGGAACATAATGGCCGGCGTAGCTCTCGCCGGTGAGATACACATCCCGGCCTTTGTACGACGGGAAGCGGTCCATCCATCTTATTAGAAACTGCAACGAGTCCTTTGCTGAAACAATTCAATGTCCTCATTACACAATAAAATTTTGACATATAACCAATAATGGATAAAAATCACTAAACATGATATTTAGTTAATGTAATGCTAGCTAAATTGGTTAGATGGTTGGTTTAGTAATTAACGACTAagttctaaattttatttttcatagagGGCCTATTAGCATATTTTAGTTTGAGCTGCTGGCAGTATGAACTTTATCTAATAATCCAAATTGGCATAGTTCATGACTCAAAAAAAAGACGATTGAGTAAGTGaaacatattatattgtttagtgCATTTTATTTCTTGTGGTTTGTGAATTATGTAACATTAAAGGATCAACAAAAAGTTACGGAATACTTACTATTTCTTGTGCATTATAAATTGAGTTCTACTAGATGaattctcaaattttactctttGATGTAGCTGGTATTGATAagctatattttttaaataaatctcAATACAAGTGTCTACGTCAAAGATTTTATATGTGTGactaaaaattaagaatagaaaataaaaatacatatattccataatattttcctttcgAATTATGGATAGGCAGGATAGCCATGATTGATGGAGTAAAGTCAAGTCGAGTACCACGTACCGTCCGTTCGATCAAGATTAGGACTTCGGATGGACATAATAAATGGATGGTCATACAAGAACACAAAAAATCTAGGACCTACTAGGATGCtacaaaatacacaattcaatTAAAACCTAAACCGTACCAACAATTATAACAAACAGACAAAATATGAAGATAAATGGGGGTCGCAATGAGGTTATGATTACAACTATAATttgaccaattttttttaatcaattattatcaACCATCATATTATATCAAACACAACATAATCAAAATAACTGAGTCGAGTTAAGTTAATTACCAGTGCGATGGTCTCCTGTATTGAGAAGATCAGAAGATCGGTTGGTATAAGAGAAACCGACACCGGCCGGGGTTTCGAGGAAGAGCAAGTTGACCTCCGTATTCCATGAGAATTTGTTGAGGTAAAGCCCAGAGGCGGTTTTGTTTATCCTAAACGGTCCGATTTCTTCGGATGCGCCATAGGCCACGGAGGAGCAACCCGGACCTGATATTTTTGGTAAAGAAGACAGAAACATTAGTGTAACGTTAAATTATACAATTAGATTCTACACCAAACCAGGTCCCACACAAGAATCTCTGCTCGTAATCAGACGGCTGAGATCAGCTCTTGTGGATTGATCTCATCCAAATCTTGACCAATATTctcatttccattttacataCATAATTCCCTAATAACCCATACCATGCATTATGTGTAGTACCGTCCCATTTCAATCCATGTTAGTGCAAGcaaattatgaaatataatatcCTTATCTCCACTACTAGTTTTTCACTTTTGGAGGCAAATTCCTATCGAGATTGTTGGATAGTTAACTtgtaatcacaaaattttaaatttgactgtTTATTGACTTGGTTTGAGCTCGTTAGCTATAACAACTTAATCTGATTTATTCCTAAGTTGGAGAATGTGCATATAATTATCTGCATGGACAGTTCAACTGGTCACAA of Ipomoea triloba cultivar NCNSP0323 chromosome 3, ASM357664v1 contains these proteins:
- the LOC116014403 gene encoding serine carboxypeptidase-like 25 — encoded protein: MKIMASLMYLSLTLLLLLHITGRAAATVEEEAAAAAADRIVSLPGQPKVAFRQYSGYVTVHETAGRALFYWLTEAQSQPLSKPLVVWLNGGPGCSSVAYGASEEIGPFRINKTASGLYLNKFSWNTEVNLLFLETPAGVGFSYTNRSSDLLNTGDHRTAKDSLQFLIRWMDRFPSYKGRDVYLTGESYAGHYVPQLAREIVHYNAHSKHPIKIKGFMVGNAVTDNYHDNLGTVTYWWSHAMISDKTYRQLVNTCNFRQQKESNECESLYYYAMDQEFGNIDQYNIYAPPCNNSDGSTLAAGATTRHHMRLPHQPRRAFRPLSGYDPCTEKYAEIYYNRPDVQKAMHANTTRIPYKWTACSETLNRNWNDTDDSILPIYRELIAAGLRIWVFSGDVDSVVPVTATRYSIAQLKLHVTTPWYPWYIKNQVGGWTEVYKGLTFATVRGAGHEVPLFKPRAALQLLRSFLRGEPLPKS